In a genomic window of Nocardia fluminea:
- a CDS encoding DUF2142 domain-containing protein gives MTISTEPEKTAEPSETPARKDRALAPIRTVTQRFGAATVAFAMIATVFGAVFAVLTPAFWGHDEITQFGRAYQVAHGGVFPQRIVDDRGVAYGGQIPVSVDALMGYAFRDYNDNPEEPDAMVADPGAYDRLGAAEVSSATRQMWFTNTAAYSPVPYVPAAVGIRLGEALGLDVGGLSLLTRFAGLVAYLAVVGFGLYALRGRRSQWLVFTVAVLPIALFQAGTVTADTLTNALAIMVSALLLKALFVGDRLHRAETAALLAATIALPLSKPTYVLLAMLVVVVPADRLGFAGKLKFVPSAFAVTGGVLFLAWTKIAAPTGDGMGLMRPPHQWGQVRPGDQLKGILSDPVQFVHTFGESIALRDHRWFNQFFGELGFAYVDVPAISMLACLLAFAVSFGIVDRMNASTATFRRTLIVALTVLASVAMIYVTLYMSFTPVDFYLIDGVQGRYFVPLAIMGLAVLARVVPLRLTNSDGVIPTRGTAITIACASTFALVATAATYYTVVWG, from the coding sequence GTGACCATTTCCACCGAACCCGAGAAGACCGCCGAACCCAGCGAGACCCCCGCCCGCAAGGATCGCGCGTTGGCGCCGATCCGGACGGTGACCCAGCGGTTCGGTGCCGCGACGGTCGCGTTCGCGATGATCGCGACCGTGTTCGGCGCGGTGTTCGCCGTGCTCACGCCCGCCTTCTGGGGCCACGACGAGATCACCCAGTTCGGGCGCGCCTACCAGGTCGCGCACGGCGGAGTGTTCCCCCAGCGCATCGTCGACGATCGCGGGGTGGCCTACGGCGGGCAGATTCCGGTGAGCGTCGACGCGCTGATGGGCTACGCGTTCCGCGATTACAACGACAACCCCGAAGAGCCCGACGCGATGGTGGCCGACCCCGGCGCCTACGACCGGCTCGGCGCGGCCGAGGTCTCCTCGGCGACCCGGCAGATGTGGTTCACCAATACCGCCGCCTACTCCCCGGTGCCGTATGTGCCCGCGGCCGTGGGCATCCGGCTGGGCGAGGCGCTCGGTCTCGACGTGGGCGGACTGTCTCTGCTGACCCGGTTCGCCGGGCTGGTCGCCTATCTCGCGGTCGTCGGATTCGGGCTCTACGCGTTGCGTGGGCGGCGTAGCCAGTGGCTGGTGTTCACCGTCGCGGTGCTGCCGATCGCGCTTTTCCAGGCGGGCACCGTCACCGCGGACACGCTCACCAACGCGCTCGCCATCATGGTGTCGGCGCTGCTGCTCAAAGCGCTGTTCGTCGGCGATCGCCTGCACCGCGCGGAAACCGCCGCGCTGCTGGCCGCGACGATCGCGCTGCCGCTGAGCAAACCGACCTATGTGCTGCTGGCGATGCTCGTGGTGGTGGTACCCGCCGACCGGCTCGGGTTCGCCGGAAAGCTGAAATTCGTCCCCTCGGCATTCGCGGTGACCGGCGGGGTCCTGTTCCTCGCCTGGACGAAGATCGCGGCGCCCACCGGCGACGGTATGGGCTTGATGCGCCCGCCCCATCAGTGGGGGCAGGTGCGACCGGGCGATCAGCTGAAGGGAATCCTCAGCGACCCGGTGCAATTCGTGCACACCTTCGGCGAGAGCATCGCGTTGCGCGACCATCGCTGGTTCAACCAGTTCTTCGGTGAACTCGGTTTCGCGTATGTGGACGTGCCCGCGATTTCGATGCTGGCGTGCCTGCTCGCCTTCGCGGTGAGTTTCGGCATCGTGGACCGGATGAATGCCTCCACAGCCACTTTCCGGCGCACGCTGATCGTGGCGCTCACGGTGCTCGCGAGTGTCGCGATGATCTATGTGACGCTGTACATGTCGTTCACGCCGGTCGATTTCTATCTCATCGACGGTGTGCAGGGCCGGTATTTCGTGCCGCTGGCAATCATGGGACTGGCGGTGCTCGCTCGCGTGGTGCCACTGCGGCTCACGAATTCCGATGGCGTGATTCCGACCCGTGGGACGGCGATCACCATCGCTTGCGCGTCGACTTTCGCGCTCGTCGCCACCGCCGCAACGTATTACACCGTCGTCTGGGGATAA